Proteins co-encoded in one Streptococcus ruminicola genomic window:
- a CDS encoding DMT family transporter, which translates to MVQKHAKLFSVSVPLAWGMSYLFMALGASEIPAIELVALRCGLAFLALVLIFYRHLKETFSWKLMTYSAFAGILLFAVFYFLIIGVVATSASTAGFLASTTVVIVPTLRAIVTRKMPDAKTIIAILIVLSGLYLLTGADLSQFNLGAVMCLVSATLYAVYIILSKHFVEKVDPMSLGIWQLGFSSLYALIGTFAFEAPVLPHSNIVWFSVLGLALICSAYGWVMQTIVQSYVSAEFTSIMFTLEPIFTAIFAFIFFGEWLSGLAFLGTVLIFVGVLLTIYQPKKSRSIVLLQEKVEY; encoded by the coding sequence ATGGTTCAAAAACATGCTAAACTTTTTTCAGTGAGTGTTCCTCTTGCGTGGGGGATGTCTTATCTATTTATGGCGCTTGGGGCTTCTGAAATTCCAGCCATTGAATTAGTAGCTCTGCGTTGTGGGTTAGCTTTTTTGGCTTTAGTATTAATTTTTTATCGCCATTTGAAAGAAACATTTTCTTGGAAATTGATGACTTATAGTGCTTTTGCAGGAATATTATTATTTGCTGTTTTTTATTTTTTGATTATTGGAGTTGTTGCTACCTCAGCATCAACTGCTGGATTTTTAGCTTCGACAACAGTAGTCATTGTCCCCACTTTACGAGCTATTGTGACACGAAAAATGCCTGATGCAAAAACGATAATAGCGATTTTGATTGTTTTATCAGGGCTTTATCTTTTAACAGGTGCTGACTTGTCACAATTCAATCTTGGTGCTGTGATGTGCTTGGTATCTGCGACTTTATATGCTGTTTACATTATTCTTTCTAAACACTTTGTCGAGAAGGTAGATCCGATGAGCCTAGGAATTTGGCAATTAGGTTTTTCTAGTTTGTATGCTTTAATAGGAACATTTGCTTTTGAAGCACCTGTTTTGCCACATTCAAATATTGTTTGGTTTTCAGTATTAGGCTTGGCTCTTATTTGTTCAGCGTATGGTTGGGTGATGCAGACAATCGTTCAATCGTATGTCAGCGCTGAGTTTACTAGTATCATGTTTACACTGGAACCTATTTTCACTGCTATTTTTGCTTTTATTTTCTTTGGAGAATGGCTGAGTGGTTTAGCTTTTTTGGGAACGGTTTTGATTTTTGTCGGTGTCCTTTTGACCATTTATCAACCGAAAAAAAGCCGTTCTATTGTTTTACTTCAGGAAAAAGTCGAATATTAA
- a CDS encoding ATP-dependent Clp protease proteolytic subunit, whose amino-acid sequence MIPVVIEQTSRGERSYDIYSRLLKDRIIMLTGPVEDNMANSIIAQLLFLDAQDNTKDIYLYVNTPGGSVSAGLAIVDTMNFIKSDVQTIVMGMAASMGTIIASSGTKGKRFMLPNAEYMIHQPMGGTGGGTQQSDMAIAAEHLLKTRQNLEQILADNSGQSLEKVHADAERDNWMSAQETLEYGFIDEIMVNNELN is encoded by the coding sequence ATGATTCCTGTAGTTATTGAACAAACAAGCCGCGGTGAACGCTCATATGATATTTACTCACGTCTTTTGAAAGATCGTATCATTATGCTGACTGGACCAGTTGAAGACAATATGGCAAATTCTATTATTGCTCAACTATTGTTCCTTGATGCACAAGATAATACAAAAGATATTTACCTTTATGTTAATACACCTGGTGGATCAGTTTCAGCTGGTCTTGCTATTGTAGATACAATGAACTTCATTAAATCAGATGTTCAAACTATCGTTATGGGTATGGCAGCATCAATGGGAACAATCATTGCTTCATCAGGTACAAAAGGTAAACGATTCATGTTGCCAAACGCTGAATATATGATTCACCAACCAATGGGTGGTACTGGTGGCGGTACTCAACAAAGCGATATGGCTATTGCTGCTGAACACCTTTTGAAAACACGTCAAAACTTGGAACAAATTTTGGCTGACAATTCAGGTCAAAGTTTGGAAAAAGTTCACGCTGATGCTGAACGTGATAACTGGATGAGCGCTCAAGAAACTCTTGAATATGGCTTCATCGATGAAATCATGGTTAACAACGAATTGAACTAA
- the upp gene encoding uracil phosphoribosyltransferase: MGKFQVISHPLIQHKLSILRRTTTSTKDFRELVNEIAMLMGYEVSRDLPLEDVEIETPITKTTQKQLTGKKLAIVPILRAGIGMVDGFLSLIPAAKVGHIGMYRDEETLQPVEYLVKLPEDIDQRQIFVVDPMLATGGSAILAVDSLKKRGAANIKFICLVAAPEGVKALQEAHPDIDIYTAALDENLNENGYIVPGLGDAGDRLFGTK; the protein is encoded by the coding sequence ATGGGAAAATTCCAAGTTATCTCACATCCGCTAATCCAACACAAATTGTCAATTTTACGTCGTACAACAACTTCAACTAAAGATTTCCGCGAATTGGTTAACGAAATCGCGATGCTTATGGGTTATGAAGTTTCTCGCGACCTTCCTTTGGAAGATGTTGAAATTGAAACACCTATCACAAAAACAACTCAAAAACAATTGACTGGTAAAAAATTAGCAATTGTTCCTATCCTACGTGCTGGTATCGGTATGGTTGATGGTTTCTTGAGCCTTATTCCAGCGGCTAAAGTTGGTCACATTGGTATGTACCGTGACGAAGAAACTTTGCAACCAGTTGAGTATCTTGTGAAATTACCAGAAGATATCGATCAACGTCAAATCTTTGTTGTAGACCCAATGCTTGCAACTGGTGGTTCTGCAATTTTGGCTGTTGACTCACTTAAAAAACGTGGTGCTGCAAACATCAAATTTATCTGTCTAGTAGCTGCTCCAGAAGGTGTTAAAGCTCTTCAAGAAGCTCACCCAGATATCGATATCTACACAGCTGCTCTTGATGAAAATCTTAACGAAAATGGTTACATCGTACCAGGTCTTGGTGACGCTGGTGACCGTTTGTTTGGTACAAAATAA
- a CDS encoding YlbG family protein: MFEKQERQGIIVYLYYNRDARKLNKYGDVLYHSRKLHYQVLYVNKEEAADIVEEISALKFVKAVSLSEIDNIDQDFVGNLAHF; this comes from the coding sequence ATGTTTGAAAAGCAGGAACGTCAGGGAATTATCGTTTATTTGTACTATAACCGTGATGCTAGAAAATTAAACAAATACGGCGATGTTCTTTACCATTCACGAAAATTACATTATCAAGTTTTATATGTTAATAAAGAAGAAGCAGCGGATATTGTTGAAGAAATTTCAGCCTTAAAATTTGTGAAAGCCGTTTCTTTATCAGAAATTGATAATATTGATCAAGATTTTGTGGGCAACTTGGCTCATTTCTGA
- a CDS encoding cystathionine gamma-synthase, whose protein sequence is MTSDCRLATILAHAGIKSDEATGALAAPIHFSTTYQHPEFGKSTGFDYTRTKNPTRATLEKTLAAIEKADYALATSSGMSAIVLALEIFPVGAKVVAARDLYGGSFRWFNDKEKEGRFVFTYANTQEKLLAAITEETDIVYLETPTNPLMIEFDIAKVAEVAHANGAKLVVDNTFYSPIYQNPIELGADIVVHSATKYLAGHNDVLAGVVITSDQVIYDKLFYNLNTTGPTLSPFDSYMLMRGLKTLKLRMEKATENAHAIVKYLKNSPAVKEVLYTGKGGMISFKVVDEEKIPYIINSLQIITFAESLGGVESLITYPRTQTHADIPEDVRLSYGLTNDLLRLSIGIEDVEDLIDDLKNALEG, encoded by the coding sequence ATGACAAGTGACTGTCGATTGGCTACGATTTTAGCCCATGCTGGTATTAAGTCGGATGAAGCAACAGGAGCTCTTGCAGCACCGATTCATTTTTCAACAACCTATCAGCATCCAGAGTTTGGAAAATCAACGGGCTTTGATTACACGAGAACTAAAAATCCGACACGCGCAACCCTTGAAAAGACCCTTGCAGCAATTGAAAAAGCTGATTATGCCTTAGCGACTTCATCAGGCATGAGTGCTATTGTTTTAGCGCTTGAAATTTTTCCTGTTGGAGCAAAGGTGGTTGCTGCGCGTGATTTGTATGGCGGTTCCTTTCGTTGGTTTAATGACAAAGAAAAAGAAGGACGCTTTGTTTTTACTTATGCCAACACACAAGAGAAGCTTCTAGCTGCAATTACTGAAGAGACTGACATTGTCTACCTTGAAACACCAACTAATCCCTTGATGATTGAATTTGATATCGCTAAGGTTGCTGAAGTTGCTCATGCAAATGGTGCTAAGTTAGTGGTAGATAACACCTTTTATAGTCCGATTTACCAAAATCCAATTGAGCTTGGTGCGGATATCGTGGTGCATTCTGCGACAAAATATTTAGCAGGGCATAACGACGTATTGGCTGGTGTGGTGATTACCAGTGACCAAGTCATTTATGATAAGCTCTTTTATAACCTTAATACGACAGGACCAACCCTATCTCCTTTTGACTCTTACATGCTGATGCGAGGACTTAAGACGCTCAAACTTCGCATGGAAAAAGCTACTGAGAATGCTCATGCTATTGTGAAGTATTTGAAAAACTCACCAGCTGTTAAAGAGGTGCTTTATACTGGAAAAGGTGGTATGATTTCTTTTAAAGTAGTTGATGAAGAAAAAATTCCTTATATCATTAATAGCCTTCAAATCATCACTTTTGCAGAAAGTCTTGGTGGTGTGGAAAGTTTGATTACCTACCCAAGAACACAAACCCATGCTGATATTCCAGAAGATGTTCGCTTATCTTATGGCTTGACGAATGATTTGCTGCGCTTGTCAATCGGTATCGAAGATGTTGAGGATTTGATTGACGACTTAAAAAATGCCTTGGAGGGATAG
- a CDS encoding YlbF family regulator — MLAIDEHLFEIDEAIDEVAKAFLALDAVQAYLEIKKIFLADTALQESISEFQDLKQSYEEVKDYAAFRPEVKEIRRQLLQKKRELDLNRTVSLLRQNEVAVQTILAELTQEISSVISPTIFVDTGLPLAPHKSHHQNCSKGGKRDV, encoded by the coding sequence ATGTTGGCAATTGATGAACACTTATTTGAAATTGATGAGGCAATCGATGAGGTTGCGAAAGCCTTTTTAGCTTTAGACGCTGTTCAGGCATATCTAGAGATTAAAAAGATTTTTTTAGCTGATACGGCTTTACAAGAAAGTATTTCGGAATTTCAGGACTTAAAGCAGTCTTATGAGGAAGTGAAAGATTACGCAGCCTTTCGTCCAGAAGTAAAAGAGATACGTCGTCAGCTATTGCAGAAAAAAAGAGAACTTGATTTGAATCGTACGGTTAGCTTATTAAGACAAAATGAAGTTGCTGTTCAAACGATTCTAGCAGAGTTGACTCAAGAAATTTCATCAGTGATTTCACCAACGATTTTTGTCGATACAGGCTTGCCTTTGGCACCACATAAATCACACCATCAGAATTGTAGTAAGGGAGGAAAGAGAGATGTTTGA
- a CDS encoding branched-chain amino acid ABC transporter permease, with the protein MKKNLKLNLSWLAIIVVLFGIIELLTKTNILNLYYIQILMGIGISILMGFGTNLVLGFSGQFTLGQAGFMAIGAYATAIITQQNPTYGGFYFSMLVGVVIAVLVALVFGVPTLRLKGDYLAIATLGMAEIIRIVIVNGGDLTNGAAGLTGILPYTSWPVIFIFVAGVTVLILNFLRSSTGRQVIAVREDEIAAEAMGVNVTKMKVMIFVMGAIISAIAGSLYVGYIGTVVPKDFTIMKSIDYLIIAVLGGLGSITGTILAAIVLGILNMFLQNVSNLRMIIYSLALILVMIFRPGGLLGTKEFTLSRFFNKGKGGNH; encoded by the coding sequence ATGAAAAAGAATCTAAAACTTAACCTTTCTTGGCTTGCGATTATTGTGGTTCTTTTTGGAATCATTGAATTATTAACCAAAACCAATATTTTAAACCTTTACTATATCCAAATCTTAATGGGAATTGGTATTAGTATTTTGATGGGATTTGGGACTAACTTGGTGCTTGGTTTCTCAGGTCAGTTTACTCTTGGACAAGCTGGTTTCATGGCAATCGGTGCTTATGCGACAGCCATTATCACGCAGCAAAATCCAACATATGGTGGCTTTTACTTCTCAATGCTTGTTGGGGTAGTGATTGCTGTTCTTGTAGCTCTTGTCTTTGGTGTGCCAACACTTCGTTTGAAAGGTGACTACCTTGCCATCGCAACACTTGGTATGGCTGAAATCATCCGTATCGTTATCGTTAATGGTGGTGATTTAACAAATGGTGCGGCTGGTTTGACAGGAATTTTGCCATACACATCATGGCCAGTTATCTTTATCTTTGTAGCAGGAGTTACCGTTTTGATTTTGAATTTCTTGCGATCATCTACTGGGCGTCAAGTCATTGCAGTGCGTGAAGATGAGATTGCAGCAGAAGCTATGGGTGTCAATGTCACTAAAATGAAAGTTATGATTTTTGTGATGGGGGCAATTATCTCAGCTATCGCTGGTTCACTTTATGTTGGCTACATCGGAACGGTTGTACCAAAAGACTTTACTATCATGAAGTCAATTGATTACTTAATCATCGCTGTTTTAGGTGGTCTTGGTTCAATTACAGGAACAATTCTAGCAGCTATTGTTTTAGGAATTTTGAACATGTTCTTGCAAAATGTTTCAAACCTTCGTATGATTATCTATTCACTTGCTTTGATTTTAGTCATGATTTTCCGTCCAGGTGGACTTTTAGGGACAAAAGAATTTACCTTATCTCGATTCTTTAATAAAGGCAAAGGAGGTAATCACTAA
- a CDS encoding LysR family transcriptional regulator, producing the protein MISKYAIFCSVIELGSFTKTAEQLNYSQSAVSQTIKNLEKEIGTCLLTRGHEGVKLTKDGQALYPYFQQIVQGEKQLTKKIEELQGLNKAEIRIGIFTSASRNFILPFIKDFKAKHPAVNFVLKQGDYTSIHQWLDTGQVDLGFTHIDYVGQLQSHILYQDCLYAVLPSKHPLAKQNEVSLADLAKTELILLDEGENSLTRAAFEKAKITPTFAYEIYDDYTILEMIRQDLGVSLLYENFLDGLTLQDLTIRHITEKPFRTIVLAWKNRQTLPLAAQEFAKTISSKMND; encoded by the coding sequence ATGATTTCAAAATACGCTATTTTCTGCTCAGTTATTGAATTAGGGTCATTTACCAAAACCGCAGAGCAACTAAACTACTCACAAAGTGCTGTCAGCCAGACCATCAAAAATCTTGAAAAAGAAATTGGGACTTGCTTATTAACACGTGGTCATGAGGGGGTCAAATTAACCAAAGACGGCCAAGCTCTCTATCCCTACTTCCAGCAAATTGTTCAGGGGGAAAAGCAGCTAACCAAAAAAATCGAGGAATTACAAGGGCTCAATAAAGCTGAAATCCGTATTGGCATCTTCACCTCTGCTAGTCGAAATTTTATTTTACCCTTTATCAAAGACTTCAAAGCCAAACACCCTGCAGTCAATTTCGTTCTTAAGCAAGGGGATTATACCAGCATTCACCAGTGGCTAGATACTGGACAAGTTGATTTAGGATTCACGCATATTGATTATGTTGGACAACTTCAGTCGCATATCCTTTACCAGGATTGCCTTTACGCCGTTTTACCTAGTAAGCACCCATTGGCAAAACAAAATGAAGTTTCTCTTGCTGACTTAGCTAAAACTGAACTAATTCTTCTTGATGAAGGGGAAAACAGTTTGACACGCGCTGCCTTTGAAAAAGCCAAAATAACCCCAACATTCGCTTACGAAATTTATGACGACTACACTATTTTGGAGATGATTCGACAAGATTTAGGAGTTAGTCTTCTTTATGAAAATTTCCTTGACGGTTTAACACTTCAAGATTTAACCATTCGTCATATTACCGAAAAACCATTTAGAACTATCGTACTAGCATGGAAGAACCGACAAACTCTTCCTTTGGCAGCTCAGGAATTCGCTAAAACCATTTCAAGTAAAATGAACGATTAA
- a CDS encoding ABC transporter substrate-binding protein yields the protein MHKKIALTALTFLASIALAACSKSPDVTANATGTTIGDTIKVGVNLELTGTVAAYGNAENNGVKLAVQEINKAGGVDGKKIELVTKDNKSENAEASTAATNLAIQSQVNAMIGPATSGAVAAASLNAQKTGVPLLTPSGTQDDLTLDTVDGVKKYVFRTTFQDSFQGQVLAQYAYSNLNAKKVVLYYDNSSDYAKGIAEEFKKKYQGDIVTTATFASGDKDFQSALTKIKNLDYDAIVMPGYYTETGIITKQARDMGISVPILGPDGFNDDSFGDLAGKANTNGVYYVSGYSTTTALSAKATDFIKAYKAKYGSEPNMFAALSYDSVYMIAKAAEGAKTSIDIADNLASLKDFDGVTGTMTIDKKHNPIKTALMVAMKDGAEASADAVEIKK from the coding sequence ATGCATAAAAAGATTGCGCTAACAGCGCTAACTTTTTTAGCCTCAATCGCTTTAGCGGCTTGCAGTAAGTCTCCAGATGTGACTGCAAATGCTACTGGTACAACAATTGGTGATACGATTAAAGTCGGGGTTAATCTTGAATTGACTGGTACAGTTGCTGCTTATGGTAATGCAGAAAACAACGGGGTTAAACTTGCTGTTCAAGAGATTAATAAAGCTGGCGGAGTTGATGGGAAAAAAATTGAGCTTGTGACAAAAGACAACAAGTCAGAAAATGCAGAAGCTTCAACAGCTGCAACTAACTTAGCTATCCAGAGTCAAGTAAATGCCATGATTGGCCCAGCGACTTCAGGTGCGGTTGCTGCAGCAAGTTTGAATGCCCAAAAAACAGGAGTTCCTTTGTTAACACCAAGTGGAACTCAAGATGACCTAACGCTTGATACGGTTGATGGTGTTAAAAAATATGTTTTCCGTACAACTTTCCAAGATAGTTTCCAAGGTCAGGTTTTAGCTCAGTATGCTTATAGTAATTTGAATGCTAAAAAAGTTGTCCTTTATTATGACAATTCAAGTGATTATGCTAAAGGGATTGCAGAAGAGTTTAAGAAAAAATATCAAGGCGATATTGTCACAACAGCTACGTTTGCTTCAGGAGATAAAGATTTCCAATCTGCTTTAACAAAAATCAAAAACTTGGATTATGATGCCATTGTAATGCCTGGTTATTACACTGAAACTGGTATTATCACAAAACAAGCGCGTGATATGGGCATCAGTGTTCCAATTCTTGGACCTGATGGTTTCAATGATGATAGCTTTGGTGATTTGGCTGGTAAAGCAAACACAAACGGTGTCTACTACGTATCTGGTTATTCAACCACAACAGCACTTTCAGCTAAGGCGACAGACTTTATTAAAGCTTATAAAGCTAAATACGGTTCAGAACCAAATATGTTTGCGGCGCTTTCTTATGATTCTGTTTACATGATTGCAAAAGCAGCAGAAGGTGCTAAAACATCAATTGACATTGCTGATAACCTTGCTAGCTTAAAAGATTTTGATGGTGTGACTGGTACAATGACCATTGATAAAAAACACAATCCAATCAAAACAGCTTTGATGGTTGCCATGAAAGATGGAGCTGAGGCTTCAGCAGACGCCGTTGAAATTAAAAAATAA
- a CDS encoding MalY/PatB family protein, with amino-acid sequence MGKYDFTTRPNRLKQFTYKWQSSENNLDLLQLWVADMDFLPVPEIKQAIIDYGQEHIFGYNYFKDSLYQAVIDWEKEEHGYGIKKEEISFIDGVVPAISVAIQAFTEKGDAVLINSPVYYPFARTIRLNDRKLVENSLQIKNGHFEIDFDQLEKDIVDNQVKLYVFCSPHNPGGRVWSSDELQKIGEICRKHGVILISDEIHQDLALFGHKHHSFNTVDDAFKDFAIILASATKTFNIAGTKNSFAIIQNPDLRRKFQRVQLANNQHEVPTIGMITTETAFSYGKPWLEELKKVIEKNVDYLTDYLEEHTKIKVMKPEGTYLVWLDFSAYDIEQPELGEKLQKEAKVVLNDGAHFGKEGKTFARLNVATPFETIKEASERIAKAFGK; translated from the coding sequence ATGGGAAAATATGATTTTACAACTAGACCAAATCGTTTGAAACAATTTACTTACAAATGGCAGAGCTCAGAAAACAATCTCGATTTGCTTCAATTATGGGTGGCAGATATGGATTTTTTGCCAGTTCCAGAAATCAAACAAGCTATTATCGATTACGGTCAAGAACACATTTTTGGCTATAATTATTTTAAAGATTCTCTTTACCAAGCTGTCATTGATTGGGAAAAAGAAGAGCACGGCTATGGGATTAAAAAGGAAGAGATTTCTTTTATTGATGGTGTAGTACCTGCCATTTCGGTAGCCATTCAGGCATTTACTGAAAAAGGTGATGCAGTATTGATTAACTCACCTGTCTATTATCCTTTTGCTAGAACTATCCGTCTTAATGACCGTAAGTTGGTTGAAAATTCTTTGCAGATTAAAAATGGGCATTTTGAGATTGATTTTGATCAACTGGAAAAAGACATCGTAGACAATCAAGTTAAACTTTATGTTTTTTGTAGTCCACATAATCCTGGTGGACGAGTCTGGTCAAGTGATGAATTGCAAAAGATTGGTGAGATTTGTCGTAAGCATGGTGTGATTTTAATTTCTGATGAGATTCATCAAGATTTGGCACTGTTTGGCCACAAGCATCATTCCTTCAATACTGTTGATGACGCCTTTAAAGATTTTGCGATTATTTTGGCCTCAGCTACAAAAACTTTTAATATTGCTGGTACCAAAAACAGCTTTGCCATTATCCAAAATCCAGACCTTCGTCGAAAATTTCAACGTGTGCAGTTGGCTAATAACCAACATGAAGTTCCAACCATTGGTATGATTACCACAGAAACTGCTTTTAGCTATGGCAAACCTTGGTTAGAAGAACTGAAAAAAGTGATTGAAAAAAATGTGGACTATCTGACAGATTACCTAGAAGAACACACTAAAATCAAGGTTATGAAGCCAGAAGGAACATACCTGGTCTGGTTAGATTTCTCCGCTTATGATATTGAGCAACCTGAACTTGGGGAAAAATTGCAAAAAGAAGCCAAAGTGGTCTTAAATGATGGGGCGCATTTTGGTAAAGAAGGCAAGACTTTTGCACGCTTAAATGTAGCAACGCCTTTTGAAACCATTAAGGAAGCTAGCGAGCGCATTGCTAAGGCCTTTGGAAAATAA
- a CDS encoding branched-chain amino acid ABC transporter permease encodes MFLEQFPQQLVNGIILGSIYALLALGYTMVYGIIKLINFAHGDIYMLGAFIGYYAISTLHMNFWLALIVTMIVTAFIGMVIEFLAYRPLRHSTRIAALITAIGVSFLLEYGMVFFVGANTRSFPQAIDIVSYKLGPVTVTNIQLLILLVSLVLMVALQLIVQKTKMGKAMRAVSVDSDAAELMGINVNSTISFTFALGSALAGAAGVLIGLYYNSIEPLMGMTPGIKAFVAAVLGGIGIIPGAALGGFVIGILETLSISVNLSSYRDAIVYAVLIIILLVRPAGILGKNVKEKV; translated from the coding sequence ATGTTTTTAGAACAATTTCCCCAACAACTGGTTAATGGTATTATTCTTGGAAGTATTTATGCTTTGCTTGCCTTGGGTTATACCATGGTTTATGGGATTATTAAATTAATTAACTTTGCACATGGCGATATTTACATGTTGGGTGCTTTTATTGGATACTATGCGATTAGCACACTTCATATGAATTTTTGGCTTGCGCTGATTGTGACAATGATTGTGACAGCCTTTATCGGAATGGTTATTGAATTCTTGGCTTATCGTCCTTTGCGTCACTCAACTCGTATTGCTGCCTTGATTACAGCTATCGGTGTTTCTTTCTTGCTTGAATACGGTATGGTTTTCTTTGTGGGAGCCAATACACGTTCATTCCCGCAAGCTATTGATATTGTTAGCTATAAGCTTGGTCCTGTGACGGTGACTAACATTCAATTATTGATTTTGCTTGTCTCACTTGTTTTGATGGTTGCTTTGCAATTGATTGTTCAAAAGACAAAAATGGGTAAAGCCATGCGTGCGGTATCAGTCGATAGTGATGCAGCTGAATTGATGGGGATTAATGTTAATTCGACAATTAGTTTTACCTTTGCCCTTGGTTCAGCGCTTGCAGGAGCCGCTGGTGTTTTGATTGGACTTTATTATAATTCAATTGAGCCGCTTATGGGGATGACGCCTGGTATTAAAGCCTTTGTCGCTGCCGTTCTTGGTGGTATTGGAATCATTCCAGGTGCTGCTCTTGGTGGATTTGTGATTGGTATTTTAGAGACTTTATCAATTTCGGTTAACCTATCAAGCTACCGTGATGCTATTGTTTACGCTGTCTTAATCATTATTCTTTTGGTAAGACCTGCTGGTATCCTCGGTAAAAATGTGAAAGAGAAGGTGTAG